The Priestia megaterium NBRC 15308 = ATCC 14581 region AAAGCTTATTTGCTTTACAAGAAGAGCAGTTAGGAACAGCTCATGCAGTAATGCAAGCAGAATCTTTACTTGCACATGAAAAAGGTACGACAATTGTTGTATGTGGAGATACTCCGCTTATTACAGCTGAAACAATTGAATCTTTATTAAAGCATCATGAAGCAACAAATGCAATGGCAACTATTTTAACAGCTCATGCAGAAGATCCAACAGGATATGGACGCATCATTCGAAATGAACAAGGGTCTGTTGAAAAGATTGTGGAGCATAAAGATGCCACAGAACAAGAGCGTCTTGTACAGGAAATTAATACTGGTACGTATTGTTTTGATAATGAGAAATTATTTGAGACACTTTCAAAAGTTTCAAATGATAATGTACAGGGAGAGTATTATTTACCTGATGTTATCGAAATTCTAAAAAATGAAGGTCAAATTATTTCTGCATATCAAACATCCGATTTTGCTGAAACATTGGGCGTTAATGATCGATTTGCTCTGTCTCAAGCAGAAGAAACAATGAAAAAGCGCATCAACAAGCAGCATATGTTAAATGGAGTGACGATTGTGGATCCTTCTAACACGTACATTTCAGCAGATGCTGTCATTGGCAGAGATACGGTTATTTATCCTGGTACGGTTATTCAAGGAACAGTTGTAATTGGAGAGAATTGTGAAGTAGGACCTAACAGTGAAATTAAAGACTGCAAAATAGGTAATAATACTTCTATTCGCCATTCTGTTGCTCACGATAGTGAAATTGGTCACGAAGTCACAATTGGCCCATTTGCACATATTCGTCCTCAATCATTAATTGGAGATGAAGTGCGCGTAGGAAACTTTGTAGAAATTAAAAAAGCATCTTTTGGCAAAGGTAGCAAAGCTTCTCATTTAAGTTATATTGGAGACGCAGAGGTCGGAAAAGATGTAAACTTAGGGTGCGGATCTATTACAGTTAACTACGATGGGAAAAATAAATTTTTAACAAAGATTGAAGATGGGGCATTCGTAGGATGTAACTCAAACTTAATT contains the following coding sequences:
- the glmU gene encoding bifunctional UDP-N-acetylglucosamine diphosphorylase/glucosamine-1-phosphate N-acetyltransferase GlmU, translated to MSKRYAVILAAGQGTRMKSSLYKVLHPVCGKPMVQHVIDQLSRLDLTSLITVVGHGAEKVKSHVGDKSLFALQEEQLGTAHAVMQAESLLAHEKGTTIVVCGDTPLITAETIESLLKHHEATNAMATILTAHAEDPTGYGRIIRNEQGSVEKIVEHKDATEQERLVQEINTGTYCFDNEKLFETLSKVSNDNVQGEYYLPDVIEILKNEGQIISAYQTSDFAETLGVNDRFALSQAEETMKKRINKQHMLNGVTIVDPSNTYISADAVIGRDTVIYPGTVIQGTVVIGENCEVGPNSEIKDCKIGNNTSIRHSVAHDSEIGHEVTIGPFAHIRPQSLIGDEVRVGNFVEIKKASFGKGSKASHLSYIGDAEVGKDVNLGCGSITVNYDGKNKFLTKIEDGAFVGCNSNLIAPVTIGEGAYVAAGSTVTDDVPGKALSIARAKQVNKENYAEKLDINKKS